In Halorientalis sp. LT38, a genomic segment contains:
- a CDS encoding helix-turn-helix domain-containing protein, whose protein sequence is MAIEASFTIDAENFPLSVIFEQLADATIELDRVVPTARSIVPYFWIYADDTDKLTTDLSEDIGVESVTVIDSVEGQMFVRVDWNLDYESVLTAIVDTDVTLLSGRGNDEQWTFEVRVAKQEELSAFQTYCRERDIPIELRQLHALSSIKSDREYDLTDGQRQALELAYARGYFDSPRDATQDDLADEMGITRQAVSSRLQRGMRRLVASTLITDTA, encoded by the coding sequence ATGGCTATCGAAGCGTCGTTTACGATCGATGCCGAAAACTTCCCGCTGAGCGTCATCTTCGAGCAACTCGCCGACGCCACGATCGAACTGGATCGCGTGGTGCCCACGGCCAGGTCGATCGTCCCGTACTTCTGGATCTACGCCGACGACACGGACAAGCTCACGACCGACCTCAGCGAGGACATCGGCGTCGAGAGCGTGACGGTCATCGACAGCGTCGAGGGGCAGATGTTCGTCCGCGTCGACTGGAACCTGGACTACGAGAGCGTCCTCACCGCCATCGTCGACACCGACGTCACGCTGCTCTCCGGGCGCGGGAACGACGAGCAGTGGACCTTCGAGGTCCGCGTGGCGAAGCAGGAGGAACTGTCGGCGTTCCAGACCTACTGCCGGGAGCGGGACATCCCGATCGAACTCAGGCAGTTGCACGCGCTGTCGTCGATCAAGTCCGACCGGGAGTACGACCTGACCGACGGGCAACGCCAGGCGCTGGAACTGGCGTACGCCCGGGGCTACTTCGACTCGCCGCGGGACGCGACCCAGGACGACCTCGCCGACGAGATGGGAATCACGCGGCAGGCCGTCTCCTCGCGGTTACAGCGCGGGATGCGCCGGCTGGTCGCCAGCACGCTGATCACCGATACCGCCTGA
- a CDS encoding HalOD1 output domain-containing protein, with amino-acid sequence MSSSCAPGPKVDLIDSMGPVEYDAEKNCFTASYRASRDSTSLAVVSIVATAQGNDPVDMPPLGSVIDTTALEELFATAPDGRSRIGDVSFQYAGFDVRVYSDGRIEAARTGTGVDVS; translated from the coding sequence ATGTCATCATCCTGTGCTCCCGGTCCGAAAGTCGACCTGATCGATTCGATGGGGCCCGTCGAATACGACGCCGAGAAGAACTGCTTCACTGCGTCCTACCGCGCGAGTCGGGACTCGACCAGCCTCGCAGTGGTGTCGATCGTAGCGACGGCGCAGGGGAACGACCCCGTCGACATGCCGCCGCTCGGGTCCGTGATCGATACGACGGCACTGGAGGAACTGTTCGCCACGGCACCCGACGGCCGATCCCGTATCGGGGACGTCTCCTTCCAGTACGCGGGCTTCGACGTGCGCGTGTACAGCGACGGCCGCATCGAAGCAGCCCGGACGGGGACGGGCGTCGACGTGTCGTGA